The following coding sequences lie in one Candidatus Eremiobacterota bacterium genomic window:
- a CDS encoding peptidase S8: MNPSLKILLPVAAALTIAACNAGGSSNVPSAGGGAQSAASRSAYVPQWKAKNLAHADCPMVARKNECMALTVNGTISHLVPSGLGPTDLQTAYNLPSSTNGAGQIVAIVDAYDNPKVASDLAAYRTQYGLGTANFTKYNQEGQTSNYPSGNTGWGTEEDLDVDMVSAGCPKCTIYLIEANSNNTSDLETAVAEAVTLGAHIVSNSYLCAGSTCGWSESYFESPGVEYIAASGDDGYNENGPPEYFGSVVSAGGTQLTKSGSKYSETVWSDAGGGCSDNGTGASLGQPKPAWQKDPDCKYRTDSDVSSEAGCNPGVAEYDTYGSGGWIVECGTSAASPMTAAVFALAGNASSQNAAEHFWKLKAKKRNKELHYISVGNDGSCNDEYLCTAGTKQYGTYSGPAGWGSPNGVKAY, from the coding sequence ATGAACCCTTCGCTTAAGATTTTGCTGCCGGTCGCGGCGGCGCTGACGATCGCCGCCTGTAACGCCGGCGGATCGTCGAACGTACCCTCCGCCGGCGGCGGCGCGCAGAGCGCAGCATCGCGAAGCGCCTACGTTCCTCAGTGGAAAGCCAAGAATCTCGCGCATGCCGACTGTCCGATGGTCGCCCGCAAGAACGAGTGTATGGCGCTCACCGTTAACGGCACGATCAGTCATTTGGTGCCGAGCGGCTTAGGTCCGACCGATCTTCAAACGGCGTATAATCTACCCTCGTCCACGAATGGCGCGGGACAGATCGTCGCGATCGTGGATGCGTACGACAATCCAAAAGTCGCCTCCGATCTAGCAGCCTATCGCACCCAATATGGCTTGGGTACGGCAAACTTCACCAAATACAATCAAGAAGGACAAACGAGCAACTATCCGTCCGGGAACACCGGCTGGGGCACCGAGGAAGACCTCGACGTCGACATGGTTTCGGCCGGATGTCCAAAGTGCACGATCTACCTGATCGAAGCCAACAGCAACAACACGAGCGATCTCGAAACGGCCGTCGCCGAAGCGGTGACGCTCGGCGCGCATATCGTTAGCAATAGCTACCTCTGCGCCGGCTCGACCTGCGGCTGGTCGGAATCGTATTTCGAGAGCCCTGGTGTGGAATACATCGCCGCGTCGGGCGACGATGGTTATAACGAAAACGGGCCGCCGGAATATTTCGGCAGCGTCGTTTCGGCCGGCGGCACGCAGCTGACCAAGAGCGGTTCGAAGTATAGCGAAACCGTTTGGTCCGATGCGGGCGGCGGCTGCTCCGACAATGGCACCGGCGCCAGCCTCGGCCAGCCAAAGCCGGCGTGGCAGAAAGATCCCGATTGCAAGTATCGCACCGATTCCGACGTCTCATCCGAAGCGGGCTGCAATCCGGGTGTCGCCGAGTACGATACCTACGGCTCTGGCGGCTGGATCGTCGAATGCGGCACCAGCGCCGCGAGTCCGATGACCGCGGCCGTCTTTGCGTTAGCCGGAAATGCAAGCTCGCAGAATGCAGCCGAACATTTCTGGAAACTCAAAGCCAAGAAACGCAACAAAGAGCTGCATTACATCAGCGTCGGAAACGACGGCTCGTGTAACGACGAATATCTCTGTACGGCCGGCACCAAACAGTACGGCACCTACTCCGGCCCTGCCGGCTGGGGAAGTCCCAACGGCGTGAAGGCCTACTAG
- a CDS encoding MBL fold metallo-hydrolase — MDFRIVSHACLDVRASGKRLVIDPWLNEPTYWSSWWHCPPPLFGDDIFTADYIYITHWHFDHFDPRTLRKFAKTTTAIVPKFPISGLRQQLEQIGFERIVELRHGERMKLGDDFWLTSYQISFQDDSVAVMEADGTVLIDLNDAKPLPSTWRTFRAKYPKVDFMLRSHSPAWSYPTRYTFEDPADRLPVDARTYMEAFVAAAQQLRPRYAVPFASGICHLHREVLDENRFLVSANDMRAYAAANAARLPETALTIMPVGSRWSSESGFELTDNSVDDMVAYAEQRAQTESERLEKTYRSEAAKEIAFPDFSGYFEKFFRAIGLVRPLLRRARWVFPIEGREYWCVDFAKAKIERSEAMPAEYDSIVTVSPAVLSASLRNDVFTNVDISKRWRVHIKRGSAMRHFIVTNLLLLYEAEYLSPKRLFSWRFVSGYARRLPEVIDYVRMAFVTATRGKDSLVTAVTSIAEG, encoded by the coding sequence ATGGATTTTCGCATCGTTAGCCACGCTTGTCTCGACGTTCGGGCGAGCGGCAAGCGGCTGGTTATCGATCCGTGGCTGAACGAACCAACCTACTGGTCGTCGTGGTGGCACTGCCCGCCGCCGCTCTTCGGCGACGACATCTTTACTGCCGACTACATCTACATCACGCACTGGCACTTCGATCATTTCGATCCGCGGACGCTGCGCAAGTTCGCAAAAACGACCACCGCCATCGTGCCGAAGTTTCCCATCTCCGGTCTACGTCAGCAGCTCGAGCAGATCGGCTTCGAACGCATCGTCGAACTGCGTCACGGCGAACGAATGAAGCTCGGCGACGACTTTTGGCTGACGAGCTATCAAATTAGTTTTCAAGACGACAGCGTCGCGGTGATGGAGGCAGATGGCACGGTGCTCATCGACCTCAACGACGCCAAGCCGCTTCCCTCGACGTGGCGTACGTTCCGCGCGAAGTATCCGAAGGTAGACTTTATGCTGCGCAGTCACTCGCCGGCATGGTCGTATCCCACGCGCTACACGTTCGAGGATCCGGCCGACCGTCTACCGGTTGACGCGCGAACCTACATGGAGGCGTTCGTCGCCGCCGCGCAACAGCTTCGACCGCGTTACGCGGTGCCGTTCGCGAGCGGGATCTGCCATCTGCATCGCGAGGTGCTCGACGAAAACCGGTTTCTCGTCTCCGCGAACGATATGCGCGCCTACGCCGCAGCGAACGCCGCACGTTTGCCGGAAACAGCGCTGACGATTATGCCGGTGGGGAGCCGCTGGTCGTCAGAATCGGGATTCGAACTGACCGATAATTCGGTCGACGACATGGTCGCCTACGCCGAGCAGCGCGCGCAGACCGAGAGCGAGCGTTTGGAGAAGACGTACCGCTCGGAAGCGGCCAAGGAAATCGCCTTCCCCGATTTTTCTGGGTACTTCGAGAAATTTTTCCGCGCGATCGGCTTGGTGCGTCCGCTCTTGCGCAGAGCGCGCTGGGTCTTTCCCATCGAGGGGCGCGAATACTGGTGCGTCGATTTTGCAAAGGCGAAGATCGAGCGCAGCGAAGCGATGCCGGCCGAGTACGACAGTATCGTTACCGTTAGTCCGGCGGTCCTTTCCGCATCGTTGCGCAACGACGTCTTCACTAACGTCGACATCTCCAAGCGCTGGCGCGTGCATATCAAACGCGGCAGCGCGATGCGCCACTTCATCGTCACCAACCTGCTCTTGCTGTACGAAGCGGAGTATCTCTCGCCCAAACGACTCTTTTCGTGGCGGTTCGTCAGCGGCTACGCGCGGCGACTGCCCGAAGTGATCGATTACGTCCGGATGGCATTCGTCACCGCGACGCGGGGTAAAGATTCGCTGGTGACGGCCGTGACCAGCATTGCGGAGGGTTAG
- a CDS encoding peptidase S8, with protein MNPNFKVLLPIAAALTIAACNAGGSSNMPATGGTNQSGQSGAQMPAGRESQRWGANVRAACPDAGPGFAHCTALERVGPQIVPDGGSGPGGGFTPAQFEAAYNLPSSTKGSGQIVAIVDAYDNPDITTDLTVYRNFFKLPVANFTKYNQTGQTKNYPTGNTGWGVEEALDVDMVSASCPNCTIYLIEANSNSFSDLGAAEVEAVKLGAHIITNSYSGSGCSGTCGYGTDYGAPGVEYLASAGDSGYGIGAPAQFDTVVAVGGTSLTTDTNVKRGYNETVWNGTGGGCSTVTKPSWQHDPGCTYRTANDVAAAANPNAGGAAIYDTYGNGGWAVYGGTSESSPLNAGIFGLAGNASKQVGGKTFWTLKKKALKKDLWVISSGSDGSCGGSYLCTAGTKQYGTYSGPTGWGTPNGIGAY; from the coding sequence TTGAACCCGAATTTCAAAGTCTTGCTGCCGATTGCGGCGGCGCTGACGATCGCCGCGTGTAACGCCGGCGGATCGTCGAATATGCCGGCGACCGGCGGCACCAATCAATCCGGCCAATCCGGCGCACAAATGCCGGCCGGCAGAGAATCTCAGCGATGGGGCGCAAACGTCCGGGCGGCCTGCCCCGATGCCGGCCCCGGCTTCGCACACTGCACGGCCCTCGAGCGCGTCGGTCCTCAGATCGTGCCCGATGGCGGGTCGGGACCCGGCGGCGGCTTCACCCCCGCTCAGTTCGAAGCGGCGTATAACCTTCCGTCGTCGACCAAGGGATCGGGCCAGATCGTCGCGATCGTCGACGCCTACGACAATCCCGACATCACAACCGACCTCACGGTCTACCGCAACTTCTTTAAATTGCCGGTTGCGAACTTCACCAAGTACAACCAAACGGGACAGACGAAAAACTACCCAACGGGCAACACCGGCTGGGGCGTGGAGGAGGCCCTCGACGTCGATATGGTCTCGGCAAGCTGTCCGAACTGCACCATCTATCTCATCGAGGCGAACTCGAATTCGTTCAGCGATCTCGGCGCAGCCGAAGTCGAGGCCGTGAAATTGGGCGCGCACATCATCACCAATAGCTATAGTGGAAGCGGTTGCAGCGGCACGTGCGGCTATGGGACCGACTACGGCGCTCCCGGCGTGGAGTATCTCGCTTCCGCCGGCGACAGTGGCTACGGCATCGGCGCTCCGGCGCAGTTCGACACGGTTGTCGCGGTCGGAGGCACCAGCCTAACAACGGATACGAACGTAAAACGCGGTTATAACGAGACGGTCTGGAACGGCACGGGCGGCGGTTGCTCGACCGTGACGAAACCGTCGTGGCAGCACGATCCGGGATGCACGTATCGGACCGCAAACGACGTAGCGGCCGCGGCCAATCCGAATGCGGGCGGCGCCGCGATTTACGACACCTACGGTAACGGTGGCTGGGCCGTTTATGGCGGCACCAGCGAATCCTCGCCGCTGAACGCCGGCATCTTCGGGCTTGCGGGTAATGCCTCCAAACAAGTTGGCGGCAAGACCTTCTGGACGCTCAAGAAAAAGGCGCTGAAAAAGGATCTGTGGGTCATCAGCAGCGGCAGCGACGGCTCCTGCGGCGGCAGTTATCTTTGCACCGCCGGCACCAAACAGTACGGTACCTATTCAGGTCCAACCGGTTGGGGAACGCCCAACGGCATCGGCGCGTATTAG
- a CDS encoding S8 family serine peptidase, with translation MNALRTFAASLFLTAGVAACNAGSFLRAPTLAQRYQGPHATATMPPGWGPAELQAAYHLPSSSNGSGQIVAIVDAFDNPHVVDDLATYRATYDLGTASFRKFNQEGREGKYPQGDVSWGNEIDLDVEMVSASCPKCTIYLVEARTDASVNLYAAEVEAVKLGAHIVTNSWGGDSGFASGDAFETAGVAYVASAGDSGYGMQDPADYINVVSVGGTVLTQQGRTFSESVWLDTGAGCSKIAKPQWQHDPRCSMRTGNDVAAVARHVALYDTYGYRGWMTATGTSISAPLIGGVFALAGNASLQDGGKHLWNLTDERRKRYLHAIERGGISGCPKRLVGSYLCRAGTGEYGTYSGPSGWGTPNGIGAF, from the coding sequence GTGAACGCACTGCGAACGTTTGCGGCTTCGCTCTTTCTCACTGCCGGCGTTGCTGCGTGCAACGCCGGCAGTTTTTTGCGTGCGCCAACTCTTGCGCAAAGATACCAAGGCCCGCACGCAACCGCGACGATGCCGCCCGGTTGGGGACCGGCCGAATTGCAAGCTGCCTATCATTTACCGTCATCGAGCAACGGCAGCGGACAGATCGTCGCGATCGTCGACGCTTTTGACAATCCTCACGTGGTGGATGACCTCGCGACGTATCGCGCAACCTACGACCTCGGAACCGCCTCCTTTCGCAAGTTCAACCAAGAGGGTCGAGAGGGCAAGTATCCGCAGGGCGACGTCAGCTGGGGCAACGAGATCGATCTCGACGTCGAAATGGTTTCGGCGAGTTGCCCCAAGTGCACCATCTATCTTGTCGAAGCGCGAACTGACGCTTCGGTCAACCTCTATGCGGCTGAAGTCGAGGCCGTCAAGCTCGGCGCACATATCGTTACCAATAGCTGGGGTGGCGACAGCGGCTTCGCCTCGGGCGATGCTTTCGAAACGGCCGGTGTCGCGTACGTTGCGAGCGCGGGCGACAGCGGCTACGGCATGCAGGACCCAGCCGACTACATCAACGTCGTCTCCGTCGGCGGTACCGTGCTCACCCAACAGGGAAGGACGTTCAGCGAGAGCGTCTGGCTCGATACAGGCGCGGGCTGCTCGAAGATCGCGAAGCCGCAATGGCAGCACGATCCTCGCTGTTCGATGCGCACCGGCAACGACGTCGCGGCCGTCGCGCGGCACGTTGCGTTATACGATACGTATGGCTACCGCGGATGGATGACGGCCACGGGCACGAGCATCTCGGCGCCCCTGATCGGTGGTGTCTTTGCGCTGGCAGGAAACGCGTCGTTGCAAGACGGCGGCAAACATCTCTGGAACTTGACGGACGAGCGGCGCAAAAGATATTTGCACGCGATCGAGCGCGGGGGAATCAGCGGCTGCCCGAAGCGGCTGGTCGGCAGCTATCTTTGCCGAGCGGGAACCGGCGAATACGGCACTTATTCCGGCCCTTCCGGCTGGGGAACGCCCAACGGCATCGGCGCGTTCTAA
- a CDS encoding S8 family serine peptidase, with the protein MNGPLRLAGLLVLAASVSACSSGGSTSLPAAGGQSAASSNSAPDWQTRHTAKRACDGPRTGNRMQCDALIIHAPGAINPDVAGWGAPNLEAAYNLPSSSKGSGQIVAIVDAYDNPNVASDLAAYRSYFGLPTANFYKYNQSGQQSNYPVANSGWGVEIDLDVEMVSASCPNCTIYLIEANDNSGTNLYAAEQEAVTLGAHIVSNSWGGGGGSSSGGDFDTKGVTYLASAGDSGYGMQDPADYTTVVSVGGTLLSEASSKYSEVVWPDSGGGCSVVAKPSWQKDPKCAERIGNDITAVAWNVSLYDSYPHGAWGTVGGTSVSSPLMAGVFGLAGNATKQDGGKNFWTAKKKVRAKYLHYITSGTLNKCPTQYSGTYVCTAGTKQFGTYSGPTGWGSPNGIGAF; encoded by the coding sequence GTGAACGGACCCTTAAGGCTTGCCGGGCTGCTTGTTTTGGCGGCTTCTGTTTCGGCATGCAGCAGCGGAGGCTCGACGAGCCTTCCGGCAGCAGGCGGCCAATCGGCCGCATCTTCGAATTCGGCACCGGATTGGCAGACGCGGCATACGGCGAAACGCGCCTGCGACGGCCCCCGCACGGGCAATCGGATGCAGTGCGATGCGCTGATCATTCATGCGCCCGGAGCCATCAACCCCGACGTCGCCGGCTGGGGCGCACCCAACCTCGAAGCGGCGTACAATCTTCCCTCGTCCAGCAAAGGATCGGGCCAGATCGTCGCGATCGTCGATGCCTACGACAATCCAAACGTGGCCTCGGATCTCGCCGCTTACCGTTCGTACTTTGGCCTTCCCACAGCGAACTTCTATAAGTACAACCAGAGCGGACAGCAAAGCAACTACCCCGTCGCCAACAGCGGCTGGGGCGTTGAGATCGATCTCGATGTCGAAATGGTTTCGGCGAGCTGTCCGAATTGCACGATCTATCTGATCGAAGCGAACGACAACAGCGGCACGAACCTCTACGCGGCCGAGCAAGAGGCCGTGACGCTTGGCGCACACATCGTCAGCAACAGCTGGGGCGGCGGCGGCGGCAGTTCCTCGGGCGGTGACTTCGATACCAAGGGCGTCACCTATCTCGCCAGTGCCGGCGATAGCGGCTACGGCATGCAGGATCCGGCCGACTACACGACCGTCGTTTCGGTCGGCGGCACCTTGCTCTCCGAAGCCAGCTCGAAATACAGCGAAGTCGTCTGGCCGGATAGCGGCGGCGGCTGCTCGGTGGTTGCAAAGCCTTCGTGGCAGAAAGATCCGAAATGCGCGGAGCGCATCGGTAACGACATCACCGCGGTCGCCTGGAATGTGTCGCTCTACGATTCCTATCCGCACGGCGCATGGGGAACGGTCGGCGGCACGAGTGTCTCGTCGCCGTTGATGGCGGGAGTCTTTGGCCTTGCCGGAAACGCGACCAAGCAAGACGGCGGCAAAAACTTCTGGACGGCGAAAAAGAAGGTCCGCGCGAAATACCTCCACTACATCACCAGCGGCACGCTGAACAAGTGTCCGACGCAGTACTCGGGCACGTACGTGTGCACGGCCGGAACCAAGCAGTTCGGCACGTACTCCGGCCCGACCGGATGGGGATCGCCCAACGGTATCGGCGCCTTCTAA